Genomic DNA from Inediibacterium massiliense:
AGATACTGCAAGAGGTGCATTAATTGAAATTCTTCATAAAGCACAAGATCTATTTGGTTATCTCCCAAGAGATGTACAACTTTTTGTAGCTAGAAAAATAGGGATTCCTGCTGCTGAAGTTTTTGGAGTTGTTACCTTCTATTCTTATTTTACTACAAAACCTAAAGGAAAACATACTATTAGTGTGTGTATGGGAACTGCATGCTTTGTAAAGGGCTCTAATGAAATATTTGAAGCCTTCAAAGAAAAATTGCACATTAATCCTCAAGAAACTACAGAAGATGGTCTTTTCACTTTAAACGATGTTCGTTGTATAGGTGCATGTGGGCTTGCTCCTGTTGTAACGGTAGATGAAAAAGTATATGGAAAAGTCACCATTGACGATATTGATCATATTATCAAAACCTATAGAAAGGAGGATTCCATGTGAAAATAGATTCTATGGATACTTTACAAAAAATAAGAGAAAAAGCACTAAAAAAAGTAAGATTAAGAAATCCCAATGAAAATATGAAAGATCATCAAGATGATCAAAAAGATATTTTAGTCTGTGGAGGCACAGGCTGTATGGCAAGTGATAGCAATAAGCTGATTAAAAATCTTGAATTGATCTTAAAAGCAAGAGGATATTCTGACAAAGTAAATGTCATCAAAACAGGATGTTTTGGCTTTTGCGAGCAAGGTCCCATTGTCAAAATACAACCTGACAATATATTTTATGTAAAAGTCGGCCCAAAAGATGCCAAGGATATTATTGATAAACATATTATAGGCGGACATCAAATAGAAAGATTGTTGTATAAAAATCCTTCAAATGAAGAAAGAATACACAAACATAAAGATATTCCCTTCTATAAAAAGCAACTACGTATTGCTCTTAGGAATTGTGGACGCATTCATCCTGAAGATATTTATGAATATATTGCTTTTTCTGGATATGAAGCTTTAGGAAAAGTTCTTGACAAATCTCCTGAAGAAGTAATAGATATAGTAAAAAAATCAGGCCTCAGAGGAAGAGGCGGTGGAGGCTTTCCTACAGGTCTTAAGTGGCAGCTTACTCGTGAATCAGAAGGAGATATAAAATATATCATCTGTAATGC
This window encodes:
- a CDS encoding complex I 24 kDa subunit family protein produces the protein MPNVQIEPPHSDLPKEKFEQLAAYIDGLDTARGALIEILHKAQDLFGYLPRDVQLFVARKIGIPAAEVFGVVTFYSYFTTKPKGKHTISVCMGTACFVKGSNEIFEAFKEKLHINPQETTEDGLFTLNDVRCIGACGLAPVVTVDEKVYGKVTIDDIDHIIKTYRKEDSM